The genome window TCCGGGTAGCACATAGCTGCCGTACGGCGTGGGAGGGGAAATCGTCACTGCGAGCGGTCCGCTGATGTACACGCTCCCCCCAGTGCTGGCGTTGCGCGCGACTCCGCTCTCCAGTCCCGCGAGATACGCACGCAACACCTCATCCTCCGTATCACGGGGCGGTTCCGGTTGTGCCACCGGGTCCTCTTTCGCATCCGGCAAGGCTGAACCTTGCGGGAGCCATACCTGCTCGTCGACGACAACCTGTACCACCTGCTGTGAGGGCACCTCGCCCTTCAGGT of Candidatus Binatia bacterium contains these proteins:
- a CDS encoding DUF4124 domain-containing protein codes for the protein MKCGFHPIVLALILASLPAVASADILEWTDNAGVTHYTNLKGEVPSQQVVQVVVDEQVWLPQGSALPDAKEDPVAQPEPPRDTEDEVLRAYLAGLESGVARNASTGGSVYISGPLAVTISPPTPYGSYVLPG